In Triticum urartu cultivar G1812 chromosome 6, Tu2.1, whole genome shotgun sequence, the following proteins share a genomic window:
- the LOC125514389 gene encoding fimbrin-4-like yields MSGFVGVVVSDPSLQGQFTQVELRSLKAKFVSLKRDSGHVTTKNLPGLMKKLRGLHEVVLEEEIAAFLSESYPDSDQEIEFESFLREYLNLQARVSAKEGSAAAGGGGGAGGRKNSSSFLKSTITTLLHNLNQAEKSSYVAHINTYLGEDPFLKKYLPIDPSGNQLFDLIRDGVLLCKLINVAVPGTIDERAINKKRVLNPWERNENHTLCLNSAKAIGCTVVNIGTQDLVEGRPHLVLGLISQIIKIQLLADLNLKKTPQLVELFDDSKDIDEVLSLSPEKMLLRWMNHHLKKAGYKKTVNNFSSDVKDGEAYAYLLKALAPETSPETTLETKNPDERAKMVLEQAEKLDCKRYLTPKDITEGSANLNLAFVAQIFQHRNGLTSDIKQVTLTQSASRDDVLVSREERAFRMWINSLGVESYLNNVFEDVRNGWVLLEVLDKVSPGSVNWKLASKPPIKLPFRKLENCNQVVKIGKELKFSLVNLAGNDIVQGNKKLIVALLWQLMRFNILQLLNRLRSHSKGSQGKQITDADILNWANSKVKASGRTSRMESFKDKSLSNGVFFLELLSAVQPRVVNWKVVTKGEADEEKKLNATYIISVARKLGCSVFLLPEDIIEVNQKMILTLTASIMYWSLLRQPQPEISEASEPSSMASDATSDIGSEDGASTAAPSESEEANSLSDSLSTLTTDDATSNAPPAENGNGATPDAPPAENGNDATPDAQPAENGNAATPDAPPAENGNDAT; encoded by the exons ATGTCCGGCTTCGTCGGGGTCGTCGTCTCCGACCCCTCCCTGCAGGGCCAGTTCACGCAGGTCGAGCTCCGATCGCTCAAGGCCAAG TTCGTGTCTCTGAAGAGGGACTCCGGCCATGTCACCACCAAGAACCTCCCGGGGTTGATGAAGAAGCTGAGGGGACTTCACGAAGTGGTCCTCGAGGAGGAGATCGCCGCCTTCTTGTCGGAGTCGTACCCCGACAGCGACCAGGAGATTGAGTTCGAGTCCTTCCTCCGG GAGTACCTGAATCTGCAAGCAAGGGTGAGCGCCAAGGAAGGAAGCGCCGCtgccggcggcggtggcggggctgGCGGCCGCAAGAATTCGTCGTCGTTCCTCAAATCCACCATCACTACGCTGCTGCACAATCTCAACCAGGCGGAGAAGTCTTCTTATGTGGCACATATTAACACTTACCTTGGTGAAGATCCATTCTTGAAGAAGTACTTGCCAATCGACCCATCCGGCAACCAGCTATTCGATCTTATTAGGGATGGCGTCCTGCTCTG TAAGTTGATCAATGTAGCTGTACCTGGGACCATTGATGAGAGAGCAATAAATAAGAAAAGAGTTCTTAACCCATGGGAGAGGAATGAAAACCACACACTGTGCCTCAACTCTGCAAAGGCCATTGGATGTACTGTTGTTAACATTGGCACCCAGGATTTAGTGGAAGGAAGG CCTCATTTAGTTCTTGGATTAATATCTCAAATCATAAAG ATTCAACTTTTGGCTGATCTTAATCTTAAGAAGACACCCCAGCTTGTGGAATTGTTTGATGACAGTAAG GATATAGATGAGGTGTTGAGCTTGTCACCAGAAAAGATGCTGCTTCGATGGATGAACCATCATCTGAAAAAGGCTGGCTACAAGAAAACTGTTAACAATTTCTCTTCGGATGTGAAG GATGGTGAAGCCTATGCTTATCTTCTAAAAGCTCTTGCTCCAGAGACTTCCCCTGAAACCACACTGGAGACTAAGAATCCTGATGAAAGGGCAAAAATGGTACTGGAACAAGCAGAGAAGTTGGACTGCAAAAGATACCTTACACCAAAGGATATTACTGAGGGTTCTGCCAACTTGAATCTTGCATTTGTTGCACAAATATTCCAGCATCG GAATGGTCTAACTAGTGACATTAAACAAGTTACACTCACACAGTCAGCATCACGTGATGATGTTCTAGTATCCAGAGAAGAAAGGGCCTTCCGAATGTGGATCAACAGCCTTGGGGTCGAGTCATACCTGAATAATGTTTTTGAAGATGTTCGCAATGG ATGGGTACTTCTTGAAGTACTTGACAAAGTTTCTCCTGGATCTGTCAATTGGAAGTTGGCATCAAAACCTCCAATTAAATTGCCATTTAGGAAACTGGAGAACTGCAATCAAGTTGTAAAAATTGGGAAGGAGTTAAAGTTTTCATTAGTAAATTTAGCTGGGAATGATATTGTTCAGGGAAATAAGAAATTGATAGTTG CACTTCTGTGGCAATTGATGAGATTTAATATCCTTCAATTGCTAAACAGACTGAGATCCCACTCCAAAGGATCCCAAGGAAAGCAAATTACTGATGCAGATATACTGAACTGGGCAAACAGCAAAGTGAAAGCATCAGGAAGAACATCTCGAATGGAAAGCTTCAAG GATAAGAGCTTATCAAATGGAGTGTTCTTCCTCGAACTTCTTAGTGCAGTTCAGCCAAGGGTTGTGAACTGGAAAGTAGTTACAAAGGGAGAAGCTG ACGAGGAAAAGAAGCTAAATGCTACCTACATCATTAGTGTTGCAAGAAAGCTCGGATGTTCTGTGTTTCTACTGCCAGAGGACATCATAGAG GTGAACCAGAAGATGATCCTAACTCTTACAGCTAGCATCATGTATTGGAGCCTGCTGAGACAACCACAGCCTGAAATATCAGAAGCATCAGAGCCATCCAGCATGGCTTCGGACGCAACTTCCGACATTGGCTCGGAGGATGGCGCCTCAACAGCGGCACCGTCCGAGAGCGAAGAGGCAAACTCACTGTCCGACAGTCTATCCACCCTGACCACAGACGACGCCACCTCAAATGCTCCACCTGCAGAAAACGGGAACGGCGCCACCCCAGATGCTCCACCTGCAGAAAACGGGAACGACGCCACCCCAGATGCTCAACCTGCAGAAAACGGGAACGCCGCCACCCCAGATGCCCCACCTGCAGAAAATGGGAACGATGCCACATGA